The following coding sequences lie in one Pseudomonas syringae CC1557 genomic window:
- a CDS encoding LysR family transcriptional regulator — MNRNELRKADINLMVVFETLMQERNVTRAAEKLFLGQPTISAALNRLRSLLNDPLFIRVGHRMEPTARAHEILKHLTPALDAMSTALSLTTDFDPSVSKMTFRIGLTDDVEFGLLPAMLKAIRQEAPGVVIVVKHVDYLNISEVLMSGDITVGVCLTRELPANAKRKTLRNVQPRLVRADKPARPMSLDEYCSRPHVVVSHVASVSSFADEWLTALGRKRQVVLSVPQFTTLPALMAGTDMISGLSDYAAKAMSALGLLYDEPLPFPTPGLDLSMTWLSVMDNDPAERWLRSRIEEFMGERREAPALAD, encoded by the coding sequence ATGAATCGAAATGAACTGCGCAAGGCCGACATCAACCTGATGGTGGTTTTCGAGACGTTGATGCAGGAGCGTAACGTGACCCGCGCAGCAGAAAAGCTGTTCCTCGGGCAACCCACGATCAGTGCTGCGTTGAACCGTCTGCGCAGCCTGCTCAATGATCCGCTGTTCATCCGGGTCGGCCACCGTATGGAGCCGACGGCCCGCGCTCATGAAATCCTCAAGCACCTGACGCCCGCGCTGGACGCGATGTCCACAGCGCTCAGCCTGACCACTGACTTTGATCCCTCGGTCAGCAAGATGACCTTTCGCATTGGCCTGACCGACGACGTTGAGTTCGGCTTGTTACCCGCCATGCTCAAGGCCATTCGCCAGGAAGCACCCGGGGTGGTGATCGTGGTCAAGCACGTCGACTACCTGAATATCTCCGAAGTGCTGATGTCCGGCGACATCACCGTCGGCGTCTGCCTGACGCGCGAGCTGCCGGCCAATGCCAAGCGCAAGACGCTGCGCAACGTGCAGCCAAGGCTGGTACGCGCCGACAAGCCCGCCCGCCCCATGAGCCTGGACGAATACTGCTCAAGGCCGCACGTTGTGGTGTCGCACGTAGCGAGTGTCAGCAGTTTTGCTGATGAATGGCTGACCGCTCTGGGTCGCAAGCGGCAGGTGGTGCTGTCAGTGCCACAATTCACCACCCTGCCCGCGCTGATGGCTGGTACCGATATGATTTCGGGTCTGTCCGACTATGCAGCGAAGGCGATGAGCGCACTGGGTTTGCTGTATGACGAGCCATTGCCCTTCCCCACGCCGGGGCTGGACCTGTCGATGACCTGGCTGAGCGTAATGGACAACGACCCTGCCGAACGCTGGTTGCGCAGCAGGATCGAGGAATTCATGGGCGAGCGCCGGGAAGCGCCCGCCCTGGCTGATTGA
- a CDS encoding alpha/beta fold hydrolase — protein sequence MRAAKIAGVLMSLALSGPALAETPSYGQQLEGFAYPHPLLKFPFESQGQSLEMGYMDVKPTGKANGRTAVLLHGKNFCAATWEDTIKGLSAAGYRVVAPDQIGFCTSTKPEHYQYSFQQLSLNTHALLAKLGIDKVSVVGHSTGGMLATRYALMYPKQTEKLVLVNPIGLEDWKALGVPYRSVDQWYERELKTTAEGIRAYEQKTYYDGRWKPEYDKWVDMLAGLNKGPGHKIVAWNSALIYDMIFTQPVFYEFAKLQVPTVLMIGDADTTAIGSDIAPPEVKAKIGQYKVLGKQVTQMIPGARLVEFKGMGHAPQMEDPAGFNKSLVSELQ from the coding sequence ATGCGGGCTGCAAAAATTGCCGGTGTGTTGATGTCCCTTGCACTGTCAGGCCCGGCGTTGGCCGAAACGCCGAGCTACGGTCAGCAGCTGGAAGGTTTCGCTTATCCTCATCCGCTGCTGAAATTCCCGTTCGAGTCGCAGGGCCAGTCGCTGGAAATGGGGTATATGGACGTGAAGCCCACTGGCAAGGCCAACGGTCGTACTGCTGTTCTGCTGCACGGCAAGAACTTCTGCGCGGCTACTTGGGAAGACACCATCAAGGGCTTGAGCGCGGCAGGCTATCGTGTGGTCGCACCGGATCAGATCGGCTTCTGCACCTCGACCAAACCCGAGCACTACCAATACAGCTTCCAGCAACTGTCGCTGAACACCCATGCGCTGCTCGCAAAACTGGGCATCGACAAGGTGTCGGTTGTTGGCCATTCCACCGGCGGCATGCTGGCCACCCGGTACGCATTGATGTACCCGAAACAGACCGAGAAACTGGTGCTTGTCAACCCGATCGGTCTGGAAGACTGGAAAGCTCTCGGCGTACCGTATCGCAGCGTTGATCAATGGTACGAACGCGAGCTGAAGACCACTGCCGAAGGCATTCGGGCCTACGAGCAGAAGACCTATTACGACGGCCGCTGGAAGCCCGAGTACGACAAGTGGGTCGATATGCTGGCCGGTTTGAACAAGGGGCCCGGTCACAAGATCGTTGCCTGGAACTCGGCGCTGATCTACGACATGATTTTCACCCAGCCGGTGTTCTACGAGTTTGCGAAGTTGCAGGTGCCGACCGTGTTGATGATCGGTGACGCTGACACCACCGCTATCGGCAGCGATATCGCGCCGCCGGAGGTCAAGGCTAAGATCGGTCAGTACAAGGTGCTGGGCAAGCAGGTCACGCAGATGATCCCGGGTGCCAGGCTCGTTGAGTTCAAAGGCATGGGCCACGCCCCGCAAA
- the pstA gene encoding phosphate ABC transporter permease PstA: MSKDMTGSERIYRARNFKNKIAMVLSCGATAFGLLWLVWILLTTIIKGIDALNLQLFTGMTPPPGTAGGLANAFYGSVLMSGIGLLIGTPIGLMAGIWLAEFARYTKLGNTVRFINDILLSAPSIVLGLFVYTVVVLPLNAVTGHQVGFSALAGALALALLVIPVVVRTTDEMMQLQPSTMREAALALGVPQWKLTLQIVLRAAKAGVVTGVLLALARITGETAPLLFTAFGNQFWSSDLLKPIASVPVVVFQYAMSPFEDWHSLAWAGALVMTLFVLILSLLSRLILLRNRAS; the protein is encoded by the coding sequence GGCAGTGAGCGCATTTACCGGGCCCGCAATTTCAAGAACAAGATCGCGATGGTGCTCAGCTGTGGCGCCACGGCCTTCGGCCTGTTGTGGCTGGTCTGGATTCTGCTGACCACCATCATCAAAGGCATTGATGCGCTCAACCTGCAACTGTTTACCGGTATGACCCCGCCGCCCGGCACCGCGGGTGGTCTGGCCAACGCCTTCTACGGCAGTGTTCTGATGTCCGGCATCGGCCTGCTGATCGGTACGCCGATCGGCCTGATGGCCGGCATCTGGCTGGCCGAGTTTGCCCGTTACACCAAGCTGGGCAACACCGTACGCTTCATCAACGACATTTTGCTGTCGGCACCTTCCATCGTGCTTGGTCTGTTCGTTTACACGGTGGTGGTACTGCCTCTCAATGCGGTGACTGGCCATCAGGTCGGCTTTTCCGCGCTGGCGGGTGCATTGGCGTTGGCCCTGCTGGTTATTCCGGTAGTGGTGCGCACTACCGATGAAATGATGCAACTGCAACCCTCGACCATGCGTGAAGCTGCGCTGGCGCTGGGTGTGCCGCAATGGAAACTGACCCTGCAAATCGTTCTGCGCGCTGCCAAGGCTGGCGTGGTCACGGGCGTATTGCTGGCGTTGGCACGGATCACCGGCGAAACCGCTCCATTGCTTTTCACCGCTTTCGGCAACCAGTTCTGGAGCAGTGATCTGCTCAAACCAATCGCCAGTGTTCCGGTGGTGGTTTTCCAGTACGCAATGAGCCCGTTCGAAGACTGGCACTCCCTGGCATGGGCCGGTGCACTGGTCATGACGCTGTTCGTACTGATACTGAGTCTGCTGTCTCGCTTAATTCTTCTGCGCAATAGGGCGTCCTGA
- the pstB gene encoding phosphate ABC transporter ATP-binding protein PstB, with the protein MNNLSLANEKTKIQVRGLEFFYNNQKSLKSIDMTIPEKRITAIIGPSGCGKSTLLRVFNRIYAMYPKQEARGEVLLNGENILAPGYSMNRLRSHVGMVFQKPVPFPMSIYDNISYAIKHHEKLSRREMEDRVEQALRGAALWDEVKDKLKQSATGLSGGQQQRLCIARTIALRPQVLLLDEPTSALDPISTGRIEQLITELKEQFTVIIVTHNMQQAARCSDYTAFMFMGELIEHGDTDTIFTKPSKSQTEDYITGRFG; encoded by the coding sequence ATGAACAACCTTTCCCTGGCCAATGAAAAAACCAAGATCCAAGTTCGCGGTCTGGAGTTTTTCTATAACAACCAGAAGTCGTTGAAGTCCATCGACATGACCATTCCCGAGAAGCGCATCACTGCGATCATCGGCCCGTCGGGTTGCGGCAAGTCAACCCTGCTGCGCGTGTTCAACCGTATCTACGCGATGTACCCGAAGCAGGAAGCACGCGGCGAAGTGCTGCTCAATGGCGAGAACATCCTGGCGCCGGGCTATTCGATGAACCGCCTGCGCAGCCATGTAGGCATGGTGTTTCAGAAGCCCGTGCCGTTCCCGATGTCGATCTACGACAACATTTCCTACGCCATCAAGCACCACGAGAAACTCTCGCGTCGCGAAATGGAAGATCGTGTCGAGCAGGCCCTGCGTGGCGCGGCCTTGTGGGACGAGGTGAAGGACAAGCTCAAGCAGAGCGCGACTGGCCTGTCCGGTGGTCAGCAGCAGCGTCTGTGCATCGCCCGAACCATCGCGTTGCGCCCGCAGGTCTTGCTGCTGGATGAACCGACCTCCGCGCTCGATCCGATCTCGACCGGTCGCATCGAACAGCTGATCACCGAGCTTAAAGAGCAGTTCACCGTGATCATCGTGACGCACAACATGCAACAGGCGGCACGCTGCTCGGATTACACGGCGTTCATGTTCATGGGCGAACTGATCGAGCATGGCGACACTGACACCATCTTCACCAAGCCCTCCAAGAGCCAGACCGAAGACTACATCACCGGTCGATTCGGCTGA